A DNA window from Moorella thermoacetica contains the following coding sequences:
- the amrS gene encoding AmmeMemoRadiSam system radical SAM enzyme: MHGVTEAAYYVKLPGEKVECRLCPHTCVIAPGKRGVCRVRENREGRLITRNYGRCSSLALDPIEKKPLYHFYPGSLILSAGTVGCNFSCDFCQNWEIAQQEPETVVISPDDLVRKAREVDSLGIAYTYSEPLVWFEFVLATAQLARNAGLKNVMVTNGFIRPEPLKELLPWIDAWNIDVKGFSLEFYRKVVKGDYRPVLKTAAAAVDSGSHVEITTLLVTGLNDDSTELEELVKWVATNLGVDTPLHFSRYFPRYRLEAPPTPLETMRRARDMARKHLHYVYLGNVADPEANNTYCPVCGELVIRRTGYHVSLPGLDGRICRSCGSELAIVR, translated from the coding sequence ATGCATGGCGTGACCGAAGCTGCGTATTATGTAAAGCTGCCTGGAGAAAAGGTCGAGTGCCGCCTCTGTCCCCATACCTGTGTTATTGCTCCCGGAAAAAGGGGCGTCTGCCGGGTGCGGGAAAACCGGGAGGGCCGCCTTATTACCCGTAATTACGGCCGCTGTTCTTCCCTGGCCCTGGATCCCATCGAAAAAAAGCCCCTCTACCACTTTTACCCCGGCAGTCTTATCCTCTCAGCCGGCACCGTGGGCTGCAACTTCAGCTGTGACTTCTGCCAGAACTGGGAAATAGCACAGCAAGAGCCCGAGACGGTTGTCATTTCTCCCGATGACCTGGTCCGCAAAGCACGGGAGGTCGACAGCCTGGGAATAGCCTACACCTACTCCGAACCCCTGGTCTGGTTTGAATTCGTCCTGGCCACGGCGCAGTTGGCCCGGAATGCCGGGCTGAAGAACGTCATGGTCACCAACGGCTTTATCCGGCCGGAGCCCCTGAAGGAACTCCTGCCCTGGATTGACGCCTGGAATATTGATGTCAAGGGCTTCAGCCTGGAATTTTATCGTAAGGTTGTCAAGGGCGATTACCGCCCGGTGCTTAAGACGGCGGCAGCAGCAGTGGACTCCGGCAGCCATGTGGAGATAACCACCCTCCTGGTTACCGGCCTCAACGACGACTCGACTGAACTGGAAGAACTGGTCAAGTGGGTGGCGACCAACCTGGGGGTGGATACACCCCTCCACTTCTCCCGCTATTTCCCCCGGTACCGCCTTGAGGCGCCGCCGACTCCCCTGGAAACTATGCGTCGCGCCAGGGATATGGCCAGGAAGCATTTGCATTATGTTTATCTGGGTAATGTGGCCGATCCGGAGGCCAATAATACCTATTGCCCGGTATGCGGTGAACTGGTCATTCGCCGCACCGGCTATCACGTTTCCCTGCCCGGCCTAGATGGCCGTATCTGCCGCTCCTGCGGCAGCGAGCTGGCGATTGTAAGATGA
- a CDS encoding aminopeptidase, with protein sequence MPDLASACRLALAECLAVRAGDKVLIVTDTDLQPLGEAFFRAARELGAEAAAITMLPRDNHGQEPPEMVAAAMLKGQVVVLVTSRSLSHTRARRAANDAGARIASLPGATADMLERTLAVDYDAMAAECEDYAAILTGGQEVHLTTPAGTDLTFSIAGRRGHPDTGLYRRPGDFGNLPAGEAYIAPVEGTARGILVIDGAMSGIGFLKEPLRIRVEEGRAVEVSGGEARALEEILNRYGPESRNIAELGIGLNPLAKLTGNVLEDEKVRGTVHIALGDNSTFGGRVEAPSHLDGILLRPRLSVDGRQVL encoded by the coding sequence ATGCCTGATCTAGCTTCAGCCTGCCGCCTGGCCCTGGCCGAGTGCCTGGCCGTCAGGGCGGGGGATAAGGTTCTCATAGTTACCGACACCGATTTGCAGCCCCTGGGGGAAGCCTTCTTCCGGGCCGCCAGGGAGCTGGGGGCCGAGGCGGCCGCGATAACCATGCTTCCCCGGGACAACCACGGCCAAGAACCACCGGAGATGGTGGCGGCAGCCATGCTCAAGGGCCAGGTGGTGGTCCTGGTTACCTCCAGGTCCCTCTCCCATACCAGGGCCCGCCGGGCGGCCAATGACGCCGGCGCCCGCATCGCCTCCCTGCCCGGGGCCACGGCCGATATGCTGGAACGTACCCTGGCAGTTGATTATGACGCCATGGCCGCGGAGTGCGAGGATTATGCCGCAATCCTTACGGGGGGACAGGAGGTACACCTGACGACCCCGGCGGGCACAGATTTAACCTTCAGCATCGCCGGCCGCCGGGGGCACCCCGATACGGGCCTCTATCGCCGGCCAGGAGATTTCGGCAATCTTCCTGCGGGCGAGGCCTATATAGCTCCCGTGGAGGGAACCGCCCGGGGGATACTGGTTATCGACGGCGCCATGTCCGGAATCGGCTTTTTAAAGGAGCCCCTGCGAATCAGGGTGGAGGAAGGCCGGGCCGTGGAGGTCAGCGGCGGGGAGGCCCGTGCCCTGGAGGAAATACTCAACCGTTATGGCCCGGAGAGCCGTAATATTGCCGAACTGGGTATCGGTCTCAATCCCCTGGCCAAATTAACGGGCAACGTCTTGGAGGATGAAAAGGTGCGGGGTACGGTCCATATCGCCCTGGGGGACAACAGCACCTTCGGGGGCCGGGTGGAAGCCCCCAGCCATCTGGATGGCATTCTGCTGCGGCCCCGGCTCAGCGTTGACGGCCGGCAGGTTTTGTAG
- the amrA gene encoding AmmeMemoRadiSam system protein A, whose product MGRLLDVGFMPHPPIMVPEVGRGEVARIKATVAAARELAARVAAHQPEVIIIISPHGPVFRDAVGIWATPELAGDLAAFRAGEVRFKYSLDLDLSRAIAAKAREEGIAVAWLDARASSSYGLTPELDHGMMVPLYFLRQAGLEVPLVAMGMAFMEREKLYAFGAALARAVKDSPRRALLVASGDMSHRLLPGAPAGYDPRGKVFDARIRNLLAALDVEGILAIPEDLAEGAGECGLRSFIMGLGALDGYRVKGEVLSYEGPFGVGYLVAHLEPGEEAPERSLLARETAAAREESLPVRLARQSLEHYLRTGKVLPVPAPLPPELAGRAGVFVSLKKNGQLRGCIGTISPTRENLAGEIIYNALAAGLEDPRFPPVTVDELPELQYSVDVLSEPEPATVADLDPKVYGVIVSCGHRRGLLLPDLEGVDTVAEQVAIARQKGGIGPDEPYRLERFKVTRYH is encoded by the coding sequence ATGGGACGGTTGCTGGATGTAGGCTTTATGCCCCACCCGCCAATTATGGTCCCGGAGGTCGGGCGCGGCGAGGTGGCAAGGATTAAGGCTACGGTGGCAGCGGCCAGGGAGCTGGCAGCCAGGGTGGCTGCCCATCAGCCGGAGGTAATAATTATCATTTCCCCCCACGGCCCGGTCTTCCGCGACGCCGTGGGTATCTGGGCGACGCCGGAACTGGCAGGCGACCTGGCGGCCTTCCGGGCGGGGGAAGTCCGGTTTAAGTACAGCCTGGACCTGGATTTGAGCCGCGCTATTGCAGCAAAGGCTAGGGAGGAGGGGATAGCAGTTGCCTGGCTTGATGCCCGGGCCAGCAGTAGTTACGGCCTGACCCCGGAACTGGACCACGGCATGATGGTTCCTCTGTATTTTTTACGCCAGGCCGGCCTGGAGGTACCCCTGGTGGCTATGGGCATGGCCTTTATGGAACGGGAAAAACTCTATGCCTTTGGCGCCGCCCTGGCGAGGGCCGTCAAAGATAGCCCGCGCCGGGCCCTCCTGGTGGCCAGCGGCGATATGTCCCACCGCCTGCTGCCCGGAGCCCCGGCAGGTTACGACCCCCGGGGCAAAGTCTTTGATGCCAGAATAAGGAATTTGCTCGCAGCCCTGGATGTCGAAGGGATCCTGGCCATACCGGAAGACCTGGCCGAGGGAGCCGGCGAGTGCGGCCTGCGTTCCTTTATTATGGGGCTGGGGGCCCTGGACGGCTACCGGGTTAAGGGAGAAGTCCTTTCCTATGAAGGACCCTTCGGCGTCGGCTACCTGGTGGCCCACCTGGAACCCGGCGAGGAGGCCCCGGAGCGCAGCCTGCTGGCCCGGGAGACGGCTGCTGCCAGGGAAGAATCCCTGCCGGTGCGCCTGGCCCGGCAGAGCCTGGAACACTACCTGCGCACGGGCAAAGTGTTACCGGTTCCCGCCCCGCTGCCCCCGGAACTTGCCGGCCGGGCCGGCGTCTTCGTATCTCTAAAGAAAAACGGCCAGTTGCGGGGCTGCATTGGCACCATCAGCCCCACCCGGGAGAACCTGGCCGGGGAGATTATCTACAACGCCCTGGCGGCAGGCCTGGAAGACCCCCGTTTCCCCCCGGTAACGGTCGACGAATTACCCGAGCTCCAGTATTCGGTGGATGTCTTAAGTGAACCAGAACCGGCCACCGTAGCGGACCTGGACCCGAAGGTTTACGGGGTTATTGTCAGCTGTGGTCACAGGCGGGGGTTGCTCCTTCCCGACCTGGAGGGCGTGGATACCGTGGCGGAACAGGTGGCCATTGCCCGTCAGAAGGGCGGCATCGGCCCCGATGAGCCCTACCGGCTGGAAAGGTTCAAGGTAACGCGTTACCATTAA